From the Acinetobacter wanghuae genome, one window contains:
- a CDS encoding acetyl-CoA hydrolase/transferase family protein, whose product MSLDRIRLASLHDKVISAAEAAEFIKDGMTVGMSGFTRAGEAKAVPLALVQQAKANPLKITLITGASLGNDLDKQLTEAGVLARRLPFQVDNTLRKAINKGEVMFIDQHLSETVEQMRNKQLKKPDVAIIEAVAITEDGGIIPTTSVGNSASFAIFAEKVIVEINTNLSPAFEGLHDIYIPTYRPTRQAIPLTHVDERIGTQAINIDPAKIVGIVFNNEYHDSPSTVTAPDDETQGIANHLIAFFEKEVAEDRLPKNLGPLQAGIGSIANAVLTGLKDSNFEDLIMYSEVLQDCTFELIDAGKMKFASGSSITLSAKYGEKVFNNLEHYKDKLVLRPQEISNHPEIVRRLGIIGINTALEFDIYGNVNSTHVCGSKMMNGIGGSGDFARNAHIAIFVTKSIAKGGDISSVVPFASHVDHTGHDVDVLVTEQGLADLRGLAPRERARAIIDNCAHPMYRDALNDYFTRACERGGQTPHLLHEALEWHANFEEKGHMLAG is encoded by the coding sequence ATGTCTTTAGATCGTATACGTTTGGCTTCCCTCCATGACAAAGTGATCAGTGCTGCAGAAGCTGCTGAGTTCATTAAAGATGGCATGACTGTAGGCATGAGTGGCTTTACGCGTGCAGGCGAGGCAAAGGCAGTTCCTTTAGCTTTAGTGCAACAAGCCAAAGCAAACCCATTAAAAATCACCTTAATTACAGGTGCATCTTTAGGTAACGACTTAGATAAACAGTTAACTGAAGCGGGTGTGTTGGCACGCCGTCTCCCATTCCAAGTAGACAACACACTACGTAAAGCCATTAACAAAGGCGAAGTAATGTTCATCGATCAGCATTTGTCTGAAACCGTTGAACAAATGCGTAACAAACAATTGAAAAAACCAGATGTTGCGATTATTGAAGCAGTTGCAATCACTGAAGATGGCGGCATTATTCCAACAACATCGGTTGGTAACTCTGCAAGCTTTGCAATTTTTGCAGAAAAAGTAATTGTTGAAATCAACACCAACTTAAGCCCTGCTTTTGAAGGCTTACACGATATTTATATCCCAACCTATCGTCCAACACGTCAAGCGATTCCGTTGACTCATGTTGATGAGCGTATTGGTACTCAAGCGATTAACATCGATCCTGCAAAAATCGTAGGCATCGTGTTTAACAATGAATACCATGACTCTCCATCAACTGTGACTGCGCCAGATGATGAAACTCAAGGCATTGCAAACCACTTGATCGCTTTCTTTGAAAAAGAAGTGGCTGAAGACCGTTTGCCTAAAAACTTAGGTCCATTACAAGCAGGTATTGGTTCAATTGCCAATGCGGTATTAACTGGCTTGAAAGATTCAAACTTTGAAGACTTGATCATGTACTCAGAAGTTCTTCAAGACTGTACGTTTGAATTAATTGATGCGGGTAAAATGAAATTTGCGTCAGGTTCTTCAATTACCCTTTCTGCTAAATATGGCGAAAAAGTATTTAACAACCTTGAACACTACAAAGATAAACTTGTACTACGTCCACAAGAAATCTCAAACCATCCTGAAATTGTCCGCCGTTTAGGGATTATCGGCATCAACACTGCGCTTGAATTCGATATCTACGGTAACGTGAACTCCACTCACGTCTGCGGTAGCAAAATGATGAACGGTATTGGTGGTTCAGGTGACTTTGCGCGTAATGCACATATTGCCATCTTCGTGACCAAATCAATTGCCAAAGGCGGTGATATCTCGTCTGTTGTTCCATTTGCGTCTCACGTTGACCATACAGGTCATGATGTCGATGTGTTGGTTACAGAACAAGGTCTTGCTGATTTACGTGGTTTAGCACCGCGTGAGCGTGCACGTGCGATCATTGATAACTGTGCGCACCCAATGTACCGTGATGCGTTAAATGATTACTTCACACGCGCTTGTGAGCGTGGTGGTCAAACGCCTCACCTGCTTCACGAAGCATTAGAATGGCATGCAAACTTTGAAGAAAAAGGTCATATGTTAGCGGGTTAA
- a CDS encoding ATP-binding protein: protein MKLDPIDPQEFTDFVTYSEKKRTRTERFLDKIKPRSAAMRTTVLVVFVVLFSLFMSLWLFWRTLYLPEIQQHARYLAVELEIINNPHLRMFHNDQEVDIDQFLKNRVGIEYVTDPKKFPNVKDKVIAEFFTNQIEEKLAKELLIDQATVYFQFKPSPQIWIQTPEMHGNWVREPLKTYANYSPELILAWLLGTPIIAGIIILTLVRQLNRPLRRLQEASNKYSKMGSAPYLDTNHGPLEIRQVNHAFNHMVYTLEQTERERRVMLAGISHDLRTPLTRIRLSAEMMPDEDFLKEGLIYDVEDMDAILNQFISFMRDGSDEEPQDTDVNTLLKELVKQFQPLDIRFDAQPIPKIQARSMSLKRLIGNLINNAKRYGAEPIELAAYVHDDQLLISVADHGEGIPADQIEGLMQPFVRGDAARTIQGSGLGLAIVKRIVDIHQGELVIQNRVEGGLEAIISLPLHIAPEMDQAAPSKLEKIRQTITERF, encoded by the coding sequence GTGAAACTCGACCCTATCGATCCACAAGAATTTACTGATTTTGTCACCTATTCAGAGAAGAAACGCACACGTACCGAACGCTTCTTAGACAAAATCAAACCACGTTCTGCTGCCATGCGCACGACTGTTCTTGTGGTTTTTGTGGTGTTGTTTAGCCTCTTTATGTCTTTGTGGTTATTTTGGCGGACGCTTTACTTACCTGAAATTCAGCAACATGCGCGTTACTTAGCAGTCGAACTCGAGATCATTAATAATCCACATTTACGTATGTTTCATAATGATCAAGAAGTCGATATTGATCAATTCTTAAAGAACCGTGTGGGTATTGAATATGTGACCGACCCGAAGAAATTCCCGAACGTTAAAGACAAAGTCATTGCGGAATTCTTTACCAATCAAATTGAAGAAAAACTGGCAAAAGAGCTTCTGATTGATCAGGCAACAGTGTATTTCCAATTTAAGCCCAGCCCGCAAATTTGGATTCAAACCCCTGAAATGCATGGCAATTGGGTGCGTGAACCGTTAAAAACCTATGCGAACTATAGCCCTGAACTGATTTTGGCATGGTTACTCGGCACACCCATTATTGCTGGCATTATTATTCTAACCCTGGTACGTCAGCTCAATCGCCCTTTACGTCGTCTACAAGAAGCATCAAACAAATACAGTAAGATGGGTTCTGCACCTTATTTAGATACCAATCATGGTCCACTTGAGATTCGTCAGGTAAACCATGCATTTAATCATATGGTGTATACGCTTGAGCAAACCGAGCGTGAACGTCGCGTGATGCTCGCAGGCATTTCACATGACTTACGTACACCTTTGACCCGTATTCGTCTCAGTGCTGAAATGATGCCGGATGAAGACTTCTTAAAAGAAGGTCTGATTTACGATGTCGAAGATATGGATGCGATTTTGAATCAATTTATCTCGTTTATGCGTGATGGCTCAGATGAAGAACCACAAGACACCGATGTGAATACCTTACTGAAAGAATTGGTAAAACAGTTCCAACCACTTGATATTCGCTTCGATGCTCAACCGATTCCGAAGATCCAAGCGCGCAGCATGTCTTTAAAACGCCTTATTGGCAACTTAATCAATAATGCTAAGCGTTATGGGGCAGAACCCATTGAACTTGCGGCTTATGTACACGACGATCAATTACTGATTAGTGTTGCAGATCATGGTGAAGGCATCCCTGCCGATCAAATCGAAGGCTTGATGCAACCCTTCGTTCGCGGCGATGCGGCACGTACCATTCAAGGCAGCGGTTTAGGCTTAGCCATCGTCAAACGAATCGTAGATATTCATCAAGGTGAGCTGGTCATTCAGAATCGCGTAGAAGGTGGTTTAGAGGCGATTATTTCTCTACCCCTGCATATTGCACCAGAGATGGATCAAGCAGCACCTTCAAAGCTTGAGAAAATCCGCCAAACAATCACCGAGCGCTTTTAA
- the ompR gene encoding osmolarity response regulator transcription factor OmpR, with translation MSLVVPAEKTDAVHTETDRVERILVVDDDVRLRTLLQRFLEDKGFVVKTAHDATQMDRLLQRELFSLIVLDFMLPVEDGLSICRRLRQSNIDTPIIMLTARGSDSDRIAGLEAGADDYLPKPFNPNELLARIRAVLRRQVREVPGAPSQQMEVVSFGPWSLDLSTRTLTREGQVVTLTTGEFAVLKALVQHPREPLTRDKLMNLARGREWGAMERSIDVQVSRLRRLVEENPARARYIQTVWGVGYVFVPDGAE, from the coding sequence ATGAGTTTAGTTGTACCAGCTGAAAAAACGGATGCCGTACATACCGAAACCGATCGGGTCGAACGCATTTTGGTTGTCGATGATGATGTTCGTCTGCGCACACTTCTGCAACGCTTTTTAGAAGATAAAGGCTTTGTGGTCAAAACCGCGCACGATGCAACGCAAATGGATCGACTTTTACAGCGGGAACTGTTTTCTCTGATCGTGCTCGACTTTATGTTACCTGTCGAAGATGGCTTGAGTATTTGCCGTCGTTTACGCCAATCCAATATTGATACACCCATCATTATGCTTACCGCGCGTGGTAGCGACTCGGATCGTATTGCAGGCTTAGAAGCAGGTGCCGACGATTACTTGCCAAAACCATTTAATCCGAATGAATTACTCGCTCGTATTCGCGCAGTACTGCGTCGTCAAGTCCGTGAAGTACCGGGTGCACCAAGTCAACAAATGGAAGTGGTCAGCTTTGGTCCATGGTCACTCGATTTATCGACTCGTACTTTGACCCGCGAAGGTCAAGTGGTGACTTTAACCACAGGTGAATTTGCGGTTTTGAAAGCCTTGGTACAACACCCTCGTGAACCATTAACACGTGACAAACTCATGAACCTTGCACGTGGTCGTGAATGGGGTGCGATGGAACGCTCAATTGACGTTCAAGTATCACGTTTACGTCGTCTTGTAGAAGAAAACCCTGCTCGTGCCCGTTATATTCAAACCGTATGGGGTGTTGGTTATGTCTTTGTTCCAGATGGTGCAGAATAA